The following coding sequences lie in one Primulina huaijiensis isolate GDHJ02 chromosome 2, ASM1229523v2, whole genome shotgun sequence genomic window:
- the LOC140971078 gene encoding GDSL esterase/lipase CPRD49-like, with translation MVGPARPQFVLFGSSIVQQSYDVGGWGAILADLYCRKADIILRGYSGWNSRRALEVLHQVFPKDAVVQPSLVIVYFGGNDAMRPHPSGLGTHVPLLEYVENMKKIANHIKSLSKKTQLIFLTSPPVNEQLIDKFFGKSLNNQARTNKACHAYAEALVALGKELNIKVINLWAAIQQRDDWSTACLTDGIHFSNEGSRIVVREILKALKDSEWKPSLYWLSMPTEFPEDSPYYEVDSDGKTTRNFSNSISSWKIEWTNGIKSNL, from the exons ATGGTCGGGCCGGCCCGTCCGCAGTTCGTGCTTTTCGGGTCCTCGATAGTTCAGCAGAGCTATGACGTTGGGGGCTGGGGTGCTATCCTGGCCGATCTCTATTGTCGAAAG GCGGATATAATACTACGCGGATATTCGGGTTGGAATTCAAGGCGTGCTCTGGAAGTGTTGCACCAGGTTTTTCCCAAG GATGCAGTTGTCCAGCCTTCGCTCGTTATTGTATATTTTGGTGGTAATGATGCGATGCGTCCTCATCCTAGCGGCTTAGGCACTCATGTTCCTCTTCTTGAATATGTTGAAAACATGAAAAAGATTGCTAATCACATCAAG AGTCTTTCGAAGAAGACACAGTTGATTTTTCTTACCTCTCCTCCCGTGAACGAACAACTGATTGACAAATTTTTCGG CAAATCATTGAATAACCAAGCTCGTACAAACAAAGCCTGCCATGCATATGCTGAAGCATTGGTGGCACTAGGCAAGGAACTAAACATCAAAGTCATCAATCTTTGGGCAGCAATTCAGCAGAGAGATGATTGGTCAACAGCTTGCTTAAC AGATGGAATTCATTTTTCAAACGAAGGGAGCAGAATCGTTGTGAGGGAGATACTGAAGGCACTCAAAGATTCTGAATGGAAGCCGAGCCTCTACTGGCTATCAATGCCAACTGAATTTCCGGAGGATTCGCCTTATTATGAGGTTGATTCTGATGGGAAAACTACTAGGAACTTCTCTAATTCAATTTCTAGTTGGAAAATCGAGTGGACAAATGGCATCAAATCTAATCTTTGA